A stretch of Spirosoma oryzicola DNA encodes these proteins:
- a CDS encoding flippase: protein MLSKEVSDNDSTDVNAAVATPVAEKQPVLSRPILKRFAINVASLFSVQVANMLLPLLTVPYVVRIIGPERLGLLNFSQAYVAYFTLLINYGFETASLRSIAANRSDKAHVNRIFSEVIAGKAVLWVLSTLIFGTLSYFVAEFREHLVLHICTYLMCIGTVLFPVWLYQAMEDLGRVAIFNLVVKVIFSLSVFLLIRKPEDYIYQNLSISIAQIVVSVIAFKVALSRFNLTFTWPTLQQFVNRFREDSTLFFSSVMITLYAGSTVFLLGLLSNPYDVGIFSAGTRLETLSRSFVSMALNQAFFPIVASAFGTGREEGLRIVRTTFFPLALLMILMSAGLWIVAPWFIDLLYGSKFHDAILVLRIVSLLPIMIGISNLLGLHTMLNLRMDKAFFRITAIGSVVGLALNTMLIDRMGYVGAAYAWVAAEAYITLSMYIYLRNKGVEVINLSYLKEAVTFSKTRLTTLFK from the coding sequence AAGAGGTGTCAGATAACGATTCGACGGATGTGAACGCAGCTGTTGCTACACCAGTAGCTGAAAAACAACCCGTTTTATCGAGACCCATCTTGAAGCGGTTTGCGATCAACGTAGCATCGCTGTTCAGCGTTCAGGTAGCAAACATGTTATTACCTCTGCTTACCGTACCGTACGTTGTGCGGATCATTGGACCAGAACGATTAGGCTTACTCAATTTCTCACAAGCCTATGTAGCCTATTTTACATTACTGATCAATTACGGTTTTGAAACGGCATCCCTGCGATCTATCGCGGCCAACCGATCCGATAAAGCACATGTCAACCGGATCTTCAGTGAAGTGATTGCGGGTAAAGCCGTACTGTGGGTGTTGTCAACGTTGATTTTCGGCACGCTTTCTTACTTCGTTGCTGAATTTAGGGAACACCTTGTACTTCACATCTGTACGTATCTGATGTGTATAGGCACTGTTCTTTTTCCCGTCTGGCTTTATCAGGCGATGGAAGATTTGGGGAGAGTAGCTATTTTTAATCTGGTCGTCAAAGTAATCTTCTCCTTATCGGTATTTCTGCTGATCAGAAAACCCGAAGATTATATTTACCAGAATCTGTCCATTAGTATCGCTCAGATCGTGGTCAGTGTCATTGCGTTTAAAGTAGCGCTCAGCCGGTTCAACTTAACGTTTACCTGGCCAACGTTACAGCAGTTTGTAAATCGGTTTCGCGAAGACAGTACGTTGTTCTTTTCGTCTGTCATGATCACGTTGTATGCTGGCTCAACTGTCTTTTTACTGGGGCTGCTTAGCAATCCGTATGATGTGGGTATTTTTTCGGCCGGTACACGACTCGAAACGCTTTCCCGCTCATTTGTTTCGATGGCGCTCAACCAAGCGTTTTTTCCGATTGTGGCTAGTGCATTTGGGACAGGTCGCGAAGAAGGGCTGCGTATTGTACGAACAACGTTTTTTCCGCTGGCACTTTTGATGATCCTGATGTCCGCAGGGCTCTGGATAGTGGCTCCCTGGTTTATTGATCTACTGTATGGCAGCAAATTTCACGATGCCATTCTGGTCTTACGCATTGTATCACTGTTACCAATTATGATTGGTATCAGTAATCTTCTGGGTCTGCACACCATGTTGAATCTGCGCATGGACAAAGCGTTTTTCCGCATTACAGCCATTGGATCTGTAGTGGGATTAGCGTTGAATACGATGTTGATTGACAGAATGGGCTATGTCGGAGCAGCGTATGCCTGGGTAGCCGCCGAAGCCTACATTACGCTGTCAATGTACATTTACTTACGTAACAAAGGAGTTGAAGTTATAAATCTATCATACCTAAAAGAAGCCGTGACCTTCAGCAAAACTCGATTAACAACGCTATTTAAATAG
- a CDS encoding glycosyltransferase — MRQQTCKLSEIVVVNNGSTDGTDNWLAEQSELTVVTQANLGGAGGFATGIDTVHKAGFDWFWCMDDDCLAAPTALAQLMASPAMGPCIKNSVSVSTTDHSELAFHVDRPNQSYRKVADMTQFDLVYGVASFFNGTLINAKVVEKIGLPDRKLFIWGDEVEYMTRAEKMGFPVVTVPSSVFYHPPSFDRNGIPWPGAWKQYYAVRNQRRILQNIHGGKFGWLLFIHWSLRALTEQMIAKRKNRVYNFLLYGEATIDSLFNYFGKKPNHILTVRLYRLLNK; from the coding sequence TTGCGCCAACAGACTTGTAAGCTAAGTGAGATCGTCGTGGTTAACAATGGCAGCACAGATGGAACGGACAACTGGTTAGCTGAGCAGTCGGAGTTAACGGTGGTAACCCAGGCCAATTTAGGCGGGGCGGGCGGTTTTGCAACGGGCATCGACACAGTACACAAGGCTGGCTTCGACTGGTTTTGGTGTATGGACGATGATTGTCTGGCGGCTCCAACAGCGCTCGCGCAACTAATGGCATCACCCGCCATGGGTCCTTGCATAAAAAATTCGGTGTCGGTCAGCACGACGGATCACAGCGAACTAGCCTTTCACGTAGATCGACCCAATCAGTCGTACCGAAAAGTAGCCGACATGACTCAATTCGATCTGGTGTACGGAGTAGCTTCCTTTTTTAATGGAACGCTCATCAACGCCAAGGTTGTCGAGAAAATTGGGTTACCTGATCGGAAACTGTTTATTTGGGGTGATGAAGTAGAATACATGACGCGGGCCGAAAAAATGGGGTTTCCTGTTGTAACGGTTCCAAGTTCGGTATTCTATCATCCTCCCTCCTTCGACCGCAATGGCATTCCCTGGCCGGGTGCCTGGAAGCAGTATTATGCGGTACGCAACCAGCGTCGGATCCTTCAAAACATCCACGGTGGTAAGTTTGGTTGGCTTTTGTTTATCCACTGGTCGCTAAGAGCCCTGACGGAACAAATGATTGCTAAACGCAAAAATCGGGTTTATAACTTTCTTCTGTACGGAGAAGCAACCATTGATAGTTTGTTCAACTATTTTGGTAAAAAGCCGAATCACATTTTAACCGTGCGCTTGTACCGGCTGCTGAATAAATAG
- a CDS encoding glycosyltransferase family 2 protein: METVAAVVVTFNRLTDLKRCIGSLRKQSYPLSSIIVFDNGSTDGTADWLSEQTDVCTIINKVNLGGAGGFHHALKYGYEEKSDWFWIMDDDCCPEEKCLEKLLAIPDKEKYAGLAPTVYEDGKVPVSHRANLTYSPNLATIQSPLEYGVSEEAISEIDYASFVGLLLPYRSVSAIGLPRPEFFIHYDDVEYSLRLKRKVGKIALLHSARIDHYQAAKPSVTTYPIDKLWIRFYGIRNSVWLKREPWSDLKPIHKARLTGSFIKTLSAQLLNVILHDDHKVKRIKFYTAAYLDGWFGVFDNEKPRVILGQK, from the coding sequence ATGGAAACTGTTGCAGCCGTCGTAGTAACCTTCAACCGGCTTACCGATTTAAAACGTTGCATTGGCAGTTTGCGGAAGCAGTCGTACCCATTGAGTAGCATCATTGTCTTTGATAATGGTAGTACGGATGGTACAGCGGACTGGCTATCTGAGCAAACCGACGTATGCACGATTATTAATAAGGTCAATCTGGGAGGAGCTGGCGGATTTCATCATGCCCTCAAATATGGCTATGAGGAGAAATCCGATTGGTTCTGGATTATGGACGACGATTGCTGCCCGGAAGAAAAGTGTCTGGAGAAGCTACTCGCTATTCCTGATAAAGAGAAATACGCAGGGCTGGCTCCAACGGTTTACGAAGACGGTAAAGTACCCGTATCCCACCGGGCTAACCTAACCTATAGCCCAAACCTTGCCACGATACAAAGCCCATTGGAATACGGTGTTTCCGAAGAAGCCATCTCCGAAATAGATTACGCGTCTTTTGTTGGTTTGCTGCTCCCCTATCGTTCTGTATCGGCCATCGGCTTACCCCGCCCCGAGTTTTTTATTCATTACGACGACGTAGAGTATAGCCTGCGGCTGAAACGGAAAGTTGGTAAAATTGCCTTATTGCACTCCGCTCGGATTGATCACTATCAGGCGGCTAAACCATCCGTTACAACGTACCCGATTGACAAGTTGTGGATTCGTTTTTACGGCATTCGGAATAGTGTCTGGCTGAAACGCGAACCCTGGTCCGATCTAAAGCCAATCCATAAAGCCCGACTGACGGGTAGTTTCATCAAGACCTTATCAGCGCAGTTGCTCAACGTCATTCTGCACGATGACCATAAAGTAAAGCGAATCAAGTTCTATACAGCCGCTTATCTGGATGGCTGGTTTGGCGTGTTTGATAACGAAAAACCCAGAGTTATTTTAGGACAAAAATGA
- a CDS encoding glycosyltransferase family 4 protein yields the protein MNVLIVTVLASHSPSGVVTYYNTLAQDLRNQGVQVSIVDASDTPFLWRKVLAVLFRIMPLFGNAGRALYYEFAQFTGMYMAIRSKKIDKPDLIHAQDAKSGAAAHLALREKVPVVMTCHFNDDPASEIIQKYKLKTGLAARFVKWYTYLFSHIKSYVFVSNYAYSKSKHLLPADANRIILYNTVSIKAVPSAKDLSTANKLIISNVGYIDERKNQKLLIQIGDELRKRGISDFVIWLIGDGPKRAEYEQLVEKLDLSKQVKFYGQQQTPWQLVAQTDLYVHTALNDNCPYSIIEAFAVKTPVLALPVGGIPEMLPDHFGLLQGTDVKALADEIATYFSPEKRTQLVNAQSAYAGNNFDHYKTLAKLISFYNQTGQAA from the coding sequence ATGAACGTGCTTATCGTAACAGTACTGGCCTCACATTCACCTTCGGGCGTTGTTACGTATTACAACACCCTGGCGCAGGATTTAAGAAACCAGGGCGTACAGGTTAGTATTGTTGACGCGTCGGATACTCCATTTCTCTGGCGCAAAGTGCTGGCGGTATTATTCAGGATCATGCCGTTGTTTGGCAATGCTGGTCGTGCTTTGTACTACGAGTTCGCTCAGTTTACGGGCATGTACATGGCTATTCGTAGCAAGAAAATAGACAAGCCTGATCTGATTCACGCACAGGATGCGAAGTCGGGAGCCGCTGCGCATCTGGCTTTGCGCGAAAAGGTACCGGTTGTTATGACGTGTCATTTTAACGACGATCCAGCCAGTGAGATCATCCAGAAGTATAAGCTCAAAACCGGGCTTGCAGCACGATTCGTCAAGTGGTACACGTATTTATTTTCGCACATCAAGAGTTACGTGTTTGTTTCGAATTATGCGTACAGCAAGTCCAAACACCTGCTGCCTGCCGACGCGAACAGAATCATCTTGTACAACACCGTTAGTATTAAGGCAGTCCCTAGTGCAAAAGATCTTTCTACAGCCAATAAGCTGATCATCAGCAACGTTGGTTATATTGATGAACGTAAGAATCAGAAATTGTTGATTCAGATTGGCGACGAGCTGCGCAAGCGGGGAATCAGTGATTTTGTCATTTGGTTAATCGGCGATGGTCCTAAACGGGCCGAGTACGAACAACTGGTCGAAAAGCTTGATCTGAGTAAACAGGTCAAATTTTATGGTCAGCAGCAGACCCCCTGGCAGTTGGTGGCCCAAACTGATCTGTACGTGCATACAGCGCTGAATGATAACTGCCCGTACTCGATTATTGAGGCTTTTGCGGTCAAAACGCCCGTACTGGCTTTGCCCGTTGGTGGCATTCCGGAAATGCTGCCGGATCACTTTGGGCTTTTACAAGGAACCGATGTAAAAGCACTAGCGGACGAAATAGCTACATATTTCAGCCCTGAAAAACGGACACAACTCGTGAATGCTCAGTCAGCTTACGCGGGTAACAATTTTGATCACTACAAGACGTTGGCCAAGTTGATTTCATTTTATAACCAAACCGGACAAGCAGCATGA
- a CDS encoding O-antigen ligase family protein, producing MNIWIARIALFTMLFGLSASTYAGNHGSALLNALTNLSPLIAMAIFVRYYFELPGFYKVMAWVLVLSVILLVLESKYEYDQFVYSYFVIKRFAYCGVALCCYYLASRAGLLKIEYAVYLIFGFFFFNQLLLGQIFSYNLTSESRTTLSPDALYLVIPFIYYLVLYLRERRLRQLMASLFTLFIIIFLLHRTVISAAVVAASVIVGISFLGKVTINPLPVWRTLILFTIMLAISLPFTDLLPESKVTSFMENINGIFDPKEDNTGSWRVEQSTYYLSQVPEKPIFGWRYEGYDRGEIMENEDFPDKGTIIHSQYVDMLYNYGAFGLAINLILMLSAIIALYFSRRVLTVDQLVLFGFLVSGVVYGISYQEPVYFWGFVGVSMFYGLHPPLDSPEHEEVAIEDEDIDEYDSPKTIAI from the coding sequence ATGAATATCTGGATTGCTCGAATCGCTTTGTTCACCATGCTGTTTGGGCTGAGTGCGTCGACTTACGCTGGTAATCACGGTAGTGCCCTGTTGAATGCGCTTACAAATCTGTCACCGCTCATCGCCATGGCAATTTTTGTACGCTACTACTTCGAATTGCCTGGCTTTTATAAAGTAATGGCCTGGGTTCTCGTCCTGAGCGTAATTTTGCTGGTGCTGGAATCAAAGTACGAATACGACCAGTTTGTGTACTCCTACTTTGTCATTAAGCGTTTTGCTTACTGCGGAGTAGCCCTATGCTGTTATTATCTTGCCAGTAGAGCAGGTCTGTTGAAAATAGAATACGCCGTTTATCTGATTTTTGGCTTTTTCTTTTTCAACCAGCTTTTGTTAGGCCAAATTTTCAGCTACAACCTGACGTCTGAAAGCCGGACAACATTATCGCCGGATGCGCTTTATCTGGTCATACCCTTTATTTACTACCTGGTACTCTACTTAAGAGAGCGTCGATTAAGGCAACTCATGGCGTCATTGTTTACGCTGTTCATTATCATCTTCTTGCTGCACCGAACGGTTATCTCGGCAGCTGTAGTGGCGGCTTCGGTAATTGTCGGTATATCGTTTCTGGGAAAGGTTACAATCAACCCGCTGCCCGTTTGGCGGACCCTTATCCTGTTCACCATCATGCTGGCCATTTCGTTGCCATTTACCGATCTGTTGCCCGAATCCAAAGTGACTTCGTTCATGGAGAATATCAACGGTATATTCGATCCAAAAGAAGATAACACGGGTAGCTGGCGCGTGGAGCAGAGTACGTACTATCTGAGTCAGGTGCCGGAGAAGCCGATTTTTGGCTGGCGCTACGAAGGATACGACCGGGGCGAAATCATGGAGAACGAAGACTTTCCGGACAAAGGAACGATCATTCACTCTCAGTACGTAGATATGCTTTATAACTACGGAGCCTTTGGCCTCGCCATCAATCTGATATTGATGTTAAGCGCCATCATAGCTTTGTACTTTTCCCGTCGTGTGCTGACCGTAGATCAACTCGTACTCTTTGGCTTTCTTGTCAGTGGGGTCGTATATGGAATCTCGTATCAGGAACCTGTTTACTTCTGGGGTTTCGTTGGCGTCAGCATGTTTTACGGTCTCCACCCTCCGCTTGATTCTCCCGAACATGAAGAAGTAGCGATAGAGGATGAGGACATTGATGAGTATGATTCTCCGAAAACGATAGCCATCTAG
- a CDS encoding glycosyltransferase family 2 protein — protein sequence MVSIVIPVHNRKAYTRECLSCLHTQTYRNFQIIVVDDGSTDGTDEMIYHEFPNVVVLKGDGNLWWAEATNWGIRYALEHLDKTQENFVLTLNDDTRVNNDYLQTLLDAYKQHKPCLIGSVSVDSNNPDKLEFAGTYMELYTASGRHLAEDYQYSYPELISKKTYVESHSLPGRGTLIPMEVFDKIGLFDSKNYIHYMADIEFSLRARKAGYHLIVNAKSIVYEFVAATGIQVEKGVTLKQFINGFTSVKSMTNLTVRYNFAIAHSKTKLLYFFFDVGRICAGFLLRKIRLMKA from the coding sequence ATGGTTAGTATTGTCATTCCTGTTCATAACCGTAAAGCGTACACGCGTGAGTGTCTGTCGTGTTTGCACACCCAGACCTACCGCAATTTTCAGATCATTGTGGTCGACGACGGTTCTACGGATGGAACCGATGAAATGATTTACCACGAGTTTCCGAACGTAGTAGTTCTGAAAGGTGATGGAAATCTGTGGTGGGCCGAAGCAACGAACTGGGGGATCCGTTATGCGCTCGAACATCTGGATAAGACGCAGGAAAATTTTGTGCTTACCCTGAACGACGACACACGGGTCAATAACGATTATTTGCAAACACTGCTCGACGCCTACAAGCAACACAAACCTTGTTTGATCGGCTCCGTCAGCGTGGATAGTAACAATCCGGATAAGCTTGAGTTTGCGGGTACGTACATGGAATTGTACACGGCCAGCGGACGGCATCTGGCAGAAGATTATCAGTACAGCTATCCAGAATTAATTAGCAAAAAGACCTACGTTGAATCGCATTCGCTACCGGGCCGGGGTACGCTGATTCCGATGGAAGTCTTTGATAAGATCGGCTTATTCGATTCGAAAAATTACATCCACTACATGGCCGATATCGAGTTTTCGCTTCGGGCACGTAAAGCGGGTTACCACCTTATTGTCAACGCAAAAAGCATTGTCTACGAATTCGTAGCGGCAACGGGTATTCAGGTGGAAAAGGGCGTGACTCTCAAGCAGTTTATCAACGGCTTCACCTCTGTCAAGTCAATGACCAATCTGACCGTTCGCTATAATTTTGCCATTGCGCATTCTAAAACGAAGCTACTTTACTTTTTCTTCGACGTAGGCCGGATTTGCGCTGGTTTTTTACTGCGAAAAATCAGATTGATGAAAGCTTAA